A genome region from Cerasicoccus sp. TK19100 includes the following:
- a CDS encoding SulP family inorganic anion transporter encodes MIDIRQWWRSRGLDLFPLRKTLREYNLKKAKADLGAAVNVALLDFPQGMAYALIAGLPVQIGIFCSSLASITGPLLASSRFVMLGPTNATAVMLLSTFLTLGYTPAQSVIALPFLLILVGAFMIIGSFFKVATITQYISRAVVIGYISAAACLIIVNQLKTVFGLHVPRAGTFAESMWNFAIGLVEADWASTTNWHAIGVGVLTLVIYYTLAKTVKKKISGLPTVAVTLVIMGGLTAALKPAGLGVEMLAPVNASDWPLSVPHFNWNELNILANAAMAIAFLSLLESSSIAKTLAAQAGDRIDLNQQMLSMGAANMVCAFGSGMTVSGSLTRSVLNYKSGAKTAMSSIFSGALLIGGLFLLGGMIQYIPRPALAALVITVGISLINRDHIKLMLKTTKSDAAVFLATFVGGLILPLDTAIYLGAAASMMFFIRKAARPDLKEISFAESGELIEKDSQHDRPEIAIVHVEGDLFFASSDLFLEQVRRLAEHPTQKAIILRLRNAYHLDATVAMSLQQLITLARDKGCEILVSGAHEDIERVFRQSELMTLLGEENFFRYSPGNPNVSTRDALKRAQQITGIDSADITIFAADNKK; translated from the coding sequence ATGATCGACATTCGTCAATGGTGGCGCTCCCGGGGGTTAGATTTGTTTCCGCTGCGTAAAACGCTGCGCGAGTATAACTTGAAGAAGGCCAAGGCCGACCTCGGTGCCGCTGTGAACGTCGCGCTGCTGGACTTCCCCCAGGGCATGGCCTATGCGCTGATCGCGGGCCTGCCGGTGCAGATCGGCATCTTCTGCTCATCGCTCGCGTCAATCACCGGGCCGCTTCTCGCCAGCTCGCGCTTCGTGATGCTTGGGCCGACGAACGCCACCGCGGTCATGCTGCTGTCGACATTTCTCACACTCGGCTACACTCCAGCGCAGTCAGTCATTGCCCTCCCGTTTTTGCTGATACTCGTGGGTGCCTTCATGATCATCGGCTCGTTTTTCAAGGTGGCCACGATCACGCAGTACATTTCGCGCGCGGTGGTCATTGGCTATATTTCGGCGGCGGCCTGCCTGATCATCGTCAACCAGCTCAAGACGGTGTTCGGCCTCCACGTGCCGCGAGCGGGGACGTTCGCCGAATCGATGTGGAACTTTGCCATTGGCCTCGTCGAGGCAGACTGGGCGTCCACGACTAACTGGCACGCCATCGGCGTCGGTGTGCTCACGCTTGTCATCTACTACACGCTCGCCAAAACGGTGAAAAAGAAAATTTCCGGCCTGCCGACCGTCGCGGTGACGCTCGTCATCATGGGCGGGCTCACGGCGGCGCTTAAGCCCGCAGGGCTCGGCGTGGAAATGCTGGCTCCGGTCAACGCCTCGGACTGGCCGCTATCGGTGCCGCACTTCAACTGGAATGAGCTCAACATCCTCGCCAACGCCGCGATGGCGATCGCGTTTCTGTCGCTGCTGGAAAGTTCGTCCATCGCCAAGACACTCGCCGCGCAGGCCGGTGACCGCATCGACCTCAACCAGCAAATGCTCAGTATGGGCGCGGCCAACATGGTGTGCGCCTTTGGTTCGGGTATGACGGTGTCGGGCTCGCTGACCCGATCCGTGCTCAACTACAAGTCCGGCGCAAAGACGGCGATGTCCAGCATCTTCAGCGGCGCGCTGCTCATCGGCGGGCTATTTCTGCTGGGTGGCATGATCCAGTATATCCCGCGCCCGGCGCTGGCGGCGCTCGTCATCACGGTGGGCATTTCGCTGATCAACCGCGACCACATCAAGCTGATGCTCAAGACGACCAAGAGCGATGCCGCCGTCTTCCTGGCGACCTTCGTCGGAGGCCTTATACTACCGCTGGATACCGCTATTTACCTCGGTGCCGCCGCCTCGATGATGTTCTTTATCCGTAAGGCTGCCCGCCCCGACCTGAAAGAAATTTCCTTTGCTGAATCCGGCGAGCTTATCGAAAAAGACAGCCAGCACGACCGGCCGGAAATCGCCATTGTCCACGTGGAGGGCGACCTCTTTTTTGCCTCCAGCGATCTCTTCCTGGAGCAGGTGCGACGCCTCGCCGAACACCCCACGCAAAAGGCGATCATCCTGCGCCTGCGCAATGCCTACCACCTCGACGCCACCGTCGCCATGAGCCTGCAACAGCTCATCACCCTCGCGCGAGACAAGGGCTGCGAAATTCTCGTCAGCGGCGCGCATGAGGACATCGAGCGCGTCTTCCGGCAATCCGAACTCATGACACTTTTGGGCGAGGAAAACTTCTTCCGCTACAGTCCGGGCAATCCCAACGTCTCCACCCGCGACGCCCTGAAGCGAGCCCAGCAAATCACCGGCATCGACTCCGCCGACATCACCATCTTCGCCGCGGACAACAAGAAGTAG
- a CDS encoding fumarate hydratase, which produces MPTPEFHYQDVLPLGEDPTQYRLLTKEGVSVAEFDGKEVLKVTPEALTFLAREAFKDISFKLRPAHLQQVAAILDDEEASENDRMVALTLLRNAEVAAHGILPFCQDTGTATIVGKKGQQVWTGGCDAEALSKGVYETYTQENLRYSQTAPLDMFKEKNTGCNLPAQIDLYATEGAAYKFLFVAKGGGSANKTYLYQKTKAVLNPKALEAFCIEAMSSLGTAACPPYHLTFVIGGTSAETCLKTVKMASTKFLDELPTEGNDHGQGFRDLEFEELLLRRARELGIGAQFGGKYFALDVRVVRLPRHGASCPIGIGVSCSADRNAKAKITKDGIFLEQLEENPGQYIPDAMRQINDADQAIKIDLNQPMADILAELTKHPVTTRLSLSGTIVVARDIAHAKLQERIDSGEGLPDYIKNHPVYYAGPAKTPKGFASGSFGPTTAGRMDSYVGPFQAEGGSMVMIAKGNRSKQVTDACNQYGGFYLGSIGGPAAILAQNNIKKVEVLEYPELGMEAVWKIEVEDFPAFILVDDKGNDFFQQIKGCAAC; this is translated from the coding sequence ATGCCCACACCGGAATTTCACTATCAGGACGTCCTGCCGCTTGGCGAGGACCCGACTCAATACCGCCTGCTGACCAAGGAAGGCGTTTCTGTTGCCGAATTTGACGGCAAGGAAGTGCTGAAGGTCACTCCCGAGGCCCTGACGTTCCTCGCGCGCGAGGCCTTTAAGGATATCTCGTTCAAGCTGCGCCCGGCGCACCTTCAGCAGGTGGCCGCGATTCTTGATGACGAGGAAGCCAGCGAAAACGACCGCATGGTGGCGCTCACCCTGCTGCGCAACGCCGAGGTGGCCGCGCACGGTATTTTGCCGTTCTGTCAGGACACCGGCACGGCGACCATCGTTGGCAAAAAAGGCCAGCAGGTCTGGACCGGCGGATGCGATGCCGAGGCGCTGAGCAAGGGCGTTTACGAAACCTACACGCAGGAGAATCTCCGCTACTCGCAGACGGCCCCGTTGGATATGTTTAAGGAGAAGAACACCGGCTGCAACCTGCCCGCGCAGATCGATCTCTATGCGACCGAAGGTGCCGCGTATAAGTTCCTTTTCGTCGCCAAGGGTGGTGGTTCGGCGAACAAGACCTACCTCTATCAAAAGACGAAGGCCGTGCTGAACCCGAAGGCGCTGGAGGCGTTTTGCATCGAGGCGATGAGCTCGCTCGGCACCGCAGCCTGCCCGCCGTATCACCTCACGTTCGTCATTGGCGGCACTTCGGCTGAAACCTGCCTGAAGACAGTCAAGATGGCGTCGACCAAGTTCCTCGACGAGCTACCGACGGAGGGCAATGACCACGGGCAGGGCTTCCGCGACCTGGAGTTTGAAGAGCTGCTTCTGCGCCGCGCGCGCGAGCTCGGCATTGGCGCCCAGTTTGGGGGTAAATATTTTGCGCTCGATGTGCGCGTGGTGCGTTTGCCGCGTCACGGTGCCTCGTGCCCGATCGGTATCGGCGTGTCTTGCTCGGCCGACCGCAATGCGAAGGCGAAGATCACTAAGGACGGCATTTTCCTGGAGCAGCTGGAGGAGAACCCCGGCCAATACATTCCGGACGCGATGCGCCAGATCAACGACGCTGACCAGGCGATCAAGATCGACCTCAACCAGCCGATGGCCGACATCCTGGCCGAGCTGACCAAGCATCCTGTCACGACGCGGTTGTCGCTCTCCGGCACGATCGTGGTTGCGCGCGACATTGCCCACGCCAAACTGCAGGAGCGGATCGACTCCGGCGAGGGCCTGCCCGATTACATTAAGAACCACCCGGTCTATTACGCCGGCCCGGCCAAAACGCCGAAGGGCTTTGCCTCGGGTTCGTTTGGTCCGACGACGGCTGGCCGCATGGATAGCTATGTGGGTCCGTTTCAGGCTGAAGGCGGCTCGATGGTGATGATCGCCAAGGGCAACCGCAGCAAGCAGGTGACGGATGCGTGTAACCAGTACGGCGGCTTTTATTTGGGCTCCATTGGTGGCCCGGCGGCGATCCTCGCGCAGAACAACATTAAGAAGGTCGAGGTGCTGGAGTATCCCGAGCTTGGTATGGAGGCGGTGTGGAAAATCGAAGTCGAGGACTTCCCCGCATTCATCCTCGTCGACGACAAGGGCAACGACTTCTTCCAGCAAATCAAAGGCTGCGCCGCCTGCTAA
- a CDS encoding zinc-dependent alcohol dehydrogenase translates to MPQKLIFTGKQQLALAPIAPKPLAPDEIRARGICSLMSTGTENTVYNRLFDPGTHWDEWAKYPFTPGYSWIGEIVESGANVPGLKPGQRIAARLPHAEEHTTNRIDRIIPIPDNVPTDEAAWFALAKIAYTGAVSGEIRLGSRVLVIGGGPIGQMALRWARVCGARRTVLVDPLPLRQEMATRGGAHAVIGQRIDAVIDDMPAHFDGELPDIVIDTTGVAAVFESALECCRPRGTVVVLGDTGSPASQHLSPRVIVHGIRIVGAHDGLFETRPAVELFFDYLQDQRFNTSDMITHRVDFQDAQSAYDLANRERENTMGILFQY, encoded by the coding sequence ATGCCCCAGAAACTCATCTTCACCGGGAAGCAGCAGCTTGCCCTGGCCCCCATCGCCCCCAAGCCACTGGCACCCGATGAAATCCGCGCCCGTGGCATTTGCTCCCTCATGAGCACCGGCACGGAAAACACCGTTTACAACCGCCTGTTCGACCCCGGCACCCACTGGGACGAGTGGGCAAAGTATCCCTTTACGCCCGGCTACTCGTGGATTGGCGAGATCGTTGAGTCCGGTGCCAATGTGCCAGGCTTAAAGCCCGGCCAGAGAATCGCCGCCCGCCTTCCACATGCGGAGGAGCACACGACCAACCGGATAGACCGGATCATCCCGATTCCCGACAATGTGCCGACGGACGAGGCGGCTTGGTTTGCACTGGCCAAGATCGCTTACACCGGTGCCGTGAGTGGCGAAATTCGCTTGGGCAGCCGAGTGCTTGTCATCGGCGGCGGGCCAATCGGCCAAATGGCGTTGCGCTGGGCCCGCGTGTGTGGCGCGCGGCGCACAGTGCTCGTCGACCCGTTACCGCTCCGTCAAGAGATGGCTACCCGCGGTGGTGCCCACGCCGTGATCGGCCAACGTATCGATGCCGTGATCGACGATATGCCCGCACACTTCGACGGCGAGTTACCGGACATCGTGATCGACACCACCGGCGTCGCCGCCGTCTTTGAAAGCGCACTGGAATGCTGCCGCCCGCGGGGCACGGTGGTCGTGCTCGGTGACACCGGTTCACCGGCCTCGCAGCACCTGTCACCACGCGTCATCGTGCACGGCATTCGCATCGTCGGCGCGCACGACGGCCTCTTCGAGACGCGCCCGGCGGTGGAGCTGTTCTTCGATTATCTGCAAGACCAGCGTTTCAACACCAGCGACATGATCACGCACCGCGTCGATTTCCAAGACGCCCAGAGTGCCTACGACCTCGCGAACCGCGAGCGAGAGAACACCATGGGCATCCTCTTCCAGTATTAA
- a CDS encoding lipid-binding SYLF domain-containing protein: MKKMLTIAGLAAGLMMSAAQADDTASATDEQLETFIAEATKIFEKNQANPKKRIPDEVLSEADAIMIFRITRGGIILGASEGAGVAFKNNIESWSPPAFYTVASGSLGLQIGASQMDLIAVLMNHEAEGILDDPEIQWGVGLEAIAGPTGASLGASTMPKADILLYETTKGLDVGVAFSGGIVKPNQKFNAELYDKEDITTAWILGSRVSMPAAAESLTLLLRDYSYQQKKD; encoded by the coding sequence ATGAAGAAAATGCTAACGATTGCCGGCCTCGCAGCCGGTTTGATGATGAGCGCCGCGCAGGCCGACGATACCGCCAGCGCGACCGACGAACAACTGGAGACCTTCATCGCGGAGGCCACCAAGATTTTCGAAAAGAATCAGGCAAACCCCAAGAAGCGCATCCCCGATGAAGTGCTTTCTGAAGCCGACGCCATCATGATCTTCCGCATCACCCGCGGCGGCATCATCCTCGGTGCCAGCGAAGGTGCCGGTGTGGCGTTCAAGAACAACATCGAAAGCTGGAGCCCACCCGCATTCTACACCGTGGCCTCCGGTAGCCTTGGTCTGCAGATTGGTGCCAGCCAGATGGACCTCATCGCCGTGCTGATGAACCACGAAGCCGAAGGCATCCTCGATGACCCTGAGATCCAGTGGGGCGTAGGCCTCGAAGCCATTGCCGGCCCGACCGGTGCCTCTCTCGGTGCCAGCACCATGCCTAAGGCAGACATCCTTCTCTACGAAACCACCAAGGGCCTCGACGTTGGCGTCGCCTTCAGCGGTGGCATCGTAAAGCCGAACCAAAAGTTCAACGCCGAACTTTACGACAAGGAAGACATCACCACAGCCTGGATTCTCGGTAGCCGCGTATCCATGCCGGCAGCCGCTGAGAGCCTGACGCTCCTCCTGCGCGACTATTCCTATCAGCAAAAGAAGGACTAA
- a CDS encoding SanA/YdcF family protein, which yields MIDRARIKLWTRRLLLAGVLGGALATGLIFYARYVVQGAAAERIASNVDAVQPSEVALVLGTSPELSDGRPNLYFEHRMDAAAELYHAGKVERLLVSGSNPNHFYDESTAMKLALIKRGVPKDNIARDYAGFRTLDSVVRAKEIFGCDEVIIVSQPFHIERAIYIAEHHGLEATGFAAQDVSYAVGFKTQVREQLARVKAVLDIHVLNTEPKFLGKEIYLATAD from the coding sequence ATGATCGACCGCGCACGAATTAAGCTTTGGACCCGCCGCCTGCTCCTCGCAGGCGTGCTAGGTGGAGCCTTGGCAACCGGCCTCATCTTCTATGCGCGCTACGTCGTGCAAGGCGCTGCGGCCGAACGCATCGCCAGCAATGTCGACGCCGTGCAGCCGAGCGAAGTAGCCTTGGTCTTGGGCACCAGCCCTGAGCTCTCCGATGGCCGCCCCAACCTCTACTTCGAGCACCGGATGGATGCCGCCGCCGAGCTTTACCATGCTGGCAAAGTCGAGCGGCTGCTCGTTAGCGGCTCGAATCCAAATCACTTCTACGATGAAAGCACGGCGATGAAGCTCGCCCTGATCAAGCGTGGCGTGCCCAAGGACAACATTGCCCGCGACTACGCCGGCTTCCGCACGCTAGACTCCGTCGTCCGCGCGAAGGAAATCTTCGGCTGCGACGAGGTCATCATTGTTTCCCAGCCCTTCCACATTGAGCGCGCCATTTACATTGCCGAGCATCACGGCCTGGAGGCGACCGGTTTCGCCGCGCAAGACGTGTCCTACGCCGTTGGCTTCAAGACACAGGTTCGCGAGCAGCTGGCCCGCGTCAAGGCAGTGCTGGACATTCACGTTTTAAACACCGAGCCGAAGTTTCTCGGCAAAGAAATTTACCTCGCCACCGCCGATTAA
- a CDS encoding lipid-binding SYLF domain-containing protein, with amino-acid sequence MLNKYTTTFLATVALLMPSLQAEGPAGPKPDAMNKLIVKAEATVSQMQETDKSIPAIVLQNCKGLAIASVTRGGIGIGGQSGDGIVIAKTGDGWSAPSAFNTGGGSIGLQLGVETVDYVYVLNTNEAILAFTGDKVELDAKASATAGPDHAAAANDKLPKSDIYVYALSDGAFAGATVGGAFVKLDIDLNNEVYSNVVKVNQIISGEVPAPPLMDDLYDQINAIMSAGAE; translated from the coding sequence ATGCTAAACAAATACACCACCACATTCCTCGCTACAGTCGCTTTACTGATGCCCTCGCTTCAGGCAGAGGGTCCCGCCGGCCCCAAGCCGGACGCGATGAACAAGCTCATCGTCAAGGCCGAGGCCACCGTCAGCCAAATGCAGGAGACGGATAAATCCATCCCCGCCATTGTGCTGCAAAACTGCAAGGGTCTGGCCATCGCCTCCGTCACTCGCGGCGGCATCGGCATCGGCGGCCAAAGCGGTGACGGCATTGTGATCGCCAAGACCGGCGACGGCTGGTCGGCACCCTCTGCATTTAACACCGGTGGCGGCTCCATCGGCCTCCAGCTCGGCGTGGAAACCGTGGACTACGTTTACGTGCTCAACACCAATGAGGCCATCCTCGCCTTCACGGGCGACAAGGTGGAGCTCGACGCCAAGGCCAGCGCCACCGCCGGCCCCGACCACGCCGCCGCCGCCAATGACAAGCTGCCCAAGTCCGACATTTATGTTTACGCCCTGTCCGACGGCGCCTTTGCCGGCGCAACCGTGGGTGGTGCCTTCGTGAAGCTCGACATCGACCTGAATAACGAAGTTTACAGCAACGTCGTAAAGGTAAACCAGATCATCAGCGGCGAAGTTCCGGCCCCGCCCCTGATGGACGACCTTTACGACCAGATTAACGCCATCATGTCCGCTGGTGCCGAATGA
- a CDS encoding NAD(P)H-binding protein, whose amino-acid sequence MGEATDHDYARRVVQDFAPDVETPPSREPDDQPTVVLAGASGFVGASLRIALSDRYRWRALTRSEAIVNQHSTRDNTTWRLCDLYSLPRVEEAMEGADYAIYLVHSMLPSSRLVQAKFEDLDLLLADNFVRAAEATGVKHIIYLGGLIPDDDYLSPHLRSRQEVEHVLRSRSVPVTVLRAGLIIGPGGSSLRILINLVRRLPIMLMPKWTYSETQSIDIRDAIRAFDLALEKREYWNGTYDLGGHEPMTYREMILRTAKILDRKPISFDVPVNWFSISRQWVAALSGVSSQLVNPLLESLSHSLRAKDNPLMDEIKPGAIDFEESLYSSVDTNGEPLPNPRSLTQKTDDKLIKKARRVRSVQRMPLPSGWDAPYIAQVYGQWLTDKSIHLINVTRDENNTIRFMLQLLGFKLMLLELTPTPYTRGGGRRRAFYISGGFLARKVDPPGRFEFRIFPENFCLIAAIHGFAPRLPWWIYECTQAVVHYFVMQAFGRYLWRQAKEGTSMPEGWGKSDPE is encoded by the coding sequence ATGGGCGAGGCTACTGACCATGATTATGCGCGCCGCGTTGTGCAGGATTTCGCCCCGGACGTGGAGACACCGCCGTCGCGCGAGCCGGATGATCAACCGACCGTGGTGCTCGCCGGGGCCAGTGGCTTTGTCGGCGCGAGTCTGCGCATTGCCCTCTCCGACCGCTATCGCTGGCGCGCGTTGACGCGGTCAGAGGCGATCGTTAACCAGCACAGCACGCGGGACAACACGACCTGGCGCTTATGCGATCTGTATTCGCTGCCCCGGGTGGAGGAGGCCATGGAGGGCGCGGACTACGCCATTTATCTGGTGCATTCGATGCTGCCATCGAGTCGTCTCGTGCAAGCAAAATTCGAAGACCTCGACCTGCTGCTGGCCGATAACTTTGTCCGCGCCGCTGAAGCCACCGGCGTGAAGCACATTATCTATCTCGGCGGGCTGATCCCGGACGACGACTACCTCTCGCCGCACCTGCGCAGCCGTCAGGAGGTGGAGCACGTGCTGCGCAGTCGCAGCGTCCCGGTAACGGTGTTGCGCGCAGGCCTGATCATTGGGCCGGGCGGTTCGTCGCTGCGGATTTTAATCAATCTCGTGCGCCGGTTGCCCATCATGCTGATGCCGAAGTGGACGTATTCAGAGACGCAGTCCATCGACATTCGCGACGCGATTCGCGCGTTCGATCTCGCTCTGGAAAAGCGCGAGTATTGGAACGGCACCTACGACCTGGGCGGGCACGAGCCGATGACGTATCGGGAGATGATTTTGCGCACGGCCAAGATACTCGACCGCAAGCCGATCAGCTTCGATGTGCCGGTCAACTGGTTTTCCATATCGCGGCAATGGGTCGCAGCGCTCAGCGGCGTGTCCTCGCAACTCGTCAACCCACTCTTGGAAAGCCTCAGCCACAGCCTGCGCGCCAAGGACAACCCGCTGATGGACGAGATCAAGCCCGGCGCCATCGACTTCGAGGAATCGCTCTACAGCTCGGTTGACACCAACGGCGAACCGTTGCCCAACCCACGCAGCCTCACGCAAAAAACCGACGACAAGCTCATTAAAAAAGCGCGACGCGTGCGCTCCGTCCAGCGCATGCCCCTGCCCTCGGGTTGGGACGCGCCTTACATCGCGCAGGTTTACGGCCAATGGCTCACCGATAAGTCCATCCACCTGATCAACGTCACCCGCGACGAGAACAACACCATCCGCTTCATGCTGCAGTTGCTCGGCTTTAAGCTGATGCTGCTGGAGCTGACGCCCACGCCCTACACCCGCGGGGGTGGCCGGCGGCGCGCGTTTTATATCTCGGGCGGCTTCCTGGCGCGCAAGGTGGACCCGCCGGGGCGGTTCGAGTTTCGCATCTTCCCGGAGAACTTCTGCCTCATTGCGGCAATCCACGGCTTTGCCCCGCGCCTGCCGTGGTGGATCTACGAATGCACACAGGCCGTGGTGCACTACTTTGTCATGCAGGCCTTTGGGCGTTACCTCTGGCGGCAGGCCAAGGAAGGCACCTCCATGCCCGAGGGCTGGGGCAAAAGCGACCCGGAATAA
- a CDS encoding type II toxin-antitoxin system HicA family toxin: MGNVPVLKPQEVIKILIALGFVEVRQRGSHKQFRHADGRGTTVPLHKGQDISPSLLRKISADIDMTIGEFLKHR, translated from the coding sequence ATGGGCAACGTTCCAGTCCTCAAACCCCAGGAAGTGATAAAAATATTGATCGCTCTGGGCTTTGTAGAAGTTCGCCAACGCGGCTCGCATAAACAGTTTCGCCACGCCGACGGTCGCGGCACCACAGTACCACTCCATAAAGGTCAGGATATTTCGCCCTCGCTGCTGAGAAAAATTTCCGCTGACATCGACATGACTATCGGAGAATTCTTGAAACACCGATAG
- a CDS encoding type II toxin-antitoxin system HicB family antitoxin, giving the protein MNSYTAVVEKCTETGLYVGYVPGFPGAHSQGTTLDELRENMQEVIAMLLEDGEPILEGQFIGTQTLAV; this is encoded by the coding sequence ATGAATTCATACACGGCAGTCGTAGAAAAGTGCACCGAAACTGGGCTTTATGTCGGCTACGTACCAGGATTCCCAGGTGCCCATTCACAAGGCACCACCCTTGATGAACTTCGCGAAAACATGCAGGAAGTCATCGCCATGCTTTTAGAGGATGGCGAACCAATACTTGAGGGACAATTCATTGGAACACAAACTCTAGCGGTTTAA